From a region of the Myroides sp. JBRI-B21084 genome:
- the folB gene encoding dihydroneopterin aldolase, with protein MGIIRLTNIRVFTNHGCLVEEAKIGSDYRVDLEIKADLRKSADTDELADTVDYVHLNKIVKEEMAIRSKLLEHVAKRIIVRVFDELPMVSRILLEVSKINPPIGGDVQQVTIVMEEYRA; from the coding sequence ATGGGAATTATTCGTTTAACAAACATTCGTGTTTTTACAAATCATGGGTGTTTGGTTGAAGAAGCAAAAATAGGGTCGGATTACCGTGTTGATTTAGAGATTAAAGCCGATTTACGAAAATCGGCAGATACCGATGAATTGGCAGATACAGTAGATTACGTACATTTAAATAAAATTGTGAAAGAAGAAATGGCCATACGTTCAAAATTATTAGAACACGTTGCCAAACGCATTATTGTGCGTGTTTTTGATGAATTACCTATGGTTTCACGAATTTTGTTAGAAGTTTCAAAAATAAATCCGCCAATAGGTGGTGATGTTCAGCAAGTTACCATAGTTATGGAAGAATACCGTGCATAA
- a CDS encoding amino acid permease: protein MGVFSKKSIESLIAEANEQGEGTLKKTLGSWGLVALGVGAIIGAGLFSLTGIAAADNAGPAVAISFIIAALGCAFAGLCYAEFASMLPVAGSAYTYSYATMGEFIAWIIGWDLVLEYALASATVAVSWSQYFNELLKIFHLELPIEMLKGPFEGGVINVPAIIIVCLLSLLLMRGTQESARVNNILVILKVSVVIIFIALGWQFVDPSNHDPFIPTNVGEEMVKSGELSFSAFLSSEYFGQYGWSGIMRAAGVVFFAFIGFDAVSTAAQEAKNPKKGMPFGIIGSLVICTALYVLFAYVLTGLENYLLFKNDAKPVATAFAKTGYHFLNTALIVTIIAGYTSVILVMLLGQSRVFYSMSKDGLLPKMFSELSKRQTPWKTNLIFMVFVSIFAGFVPVSDLGHMVSIGTLFAFTLVCIGILVLRKTQPNIERPFKTPFVPVVPILGIIVCLVMMASLPIESWERLAIWLGIGLIIYFAYSKKHSKLNRNKA, encoded by the coding sequence ATGGGTGTATTTTCTAAAAAATCTATTGAATCTTTAATTGCCGAAGCAAATGAACAAGGCGAAGGAACGCTTAAAAAAACCTTAGGTTCTTGGGGTTTAGTAGCTTTGGGTGTTGGTGCCATAATTGGTGCTGGTTTGTTTTCGTTAACAGGTATTGCCGCTGCCGATAATGCAGGGCCAGCAGTGGCTATTTCGTTTATAATTGCTGCTTTAGGTTGCGCGTTTGCAGGTTTGTGTTATGCCGAGTTTGCTTCTATGTTGCCTGTGGCAGGTAGCGCCTACACGTATTCTTATGCTACTATGGGCGAGTTTATTGCTTGGATTATTGGCTGGGATTTGGTATTAGAATATGCTTTAGCAAGTGCAACAGTAGCTGTAAGTTGGTCGCAGTATTTTAATGAATTACTCAAGATTTTTCATTTAGAATTACCTATAGAAATGCTAAAAGGGCCATTTGAAGGCGGCGTAATTAATGTACCTGCAATTATAATTGTTTGTTTGTTATCGCTTTTATTAATGCGTGGTACACAAGAATCGGCACGCGTGAATAACATTTTGGTTATTTTAAAAGTTTCGGTAGTAATTATATTTATAGCCTTAGGGTGGCAATTTGTTGACCCTAGCAACCACGATCCTTTTATTCCTACAAATGTGGGTGAAGAAATGGTTAAAAGTGGTGAATTATCTTTTTCGGCATTTTTATCAAGTGAATATTTTGGGCAATACGGGTGGAGTGGTATTATGCGTGCAGCCGGAGTAGTGTTTTTTGCTTTTATTGGGTTTGATGCTGTGAGTACCGCTGCCCAAGAAGCTAAAAATCCCAAAAAAGGAATGCCTTTTGGTATTATTGGCTCTTTAGTAATTTGTACTGCATTATACGTTTTATTTGCTTATGTTTTAACCGGTTTAGAAAACTACTTACTATTTAAAAACGACGCAAAACCCGTAGCAACAGCATTTGCCAAAACCGGATATCACTTTTTAAACACCGCATTAATTGTAACCATTATTGCAGGGTACACATCGGTAATTTTAGTAATGTTATTGGGGCAAAGCCGTGTGTTTTATTCTATGAGTAAAGATGGTTTATTGCCAAAAATGTTTTCAGAACTATCAAAACGCCAAACTCCTTGGAAAACCAATTTAATTTTTATGGTATTTGTAAGCATTTTTGCAGGTTTTGTACCAGTGTCTGATTTAGGCCACATGGTAAGTATAGGTACTTTGTTTGCATTTACATTGGTTTGTATAGGCATTTTGGTATTGCGTAAAACACAACCCAATATTGAACGCCCTTTTAAAACACCATTTGTGCCCGTAGTGCCTATTTTAGGAATTATTGTTTGTTTGGTAATGATGGCATCGTTGCCTATTGAAAGCTGGGAACGTTTAGCTATTTGGTTAGGTATAGGTTTAATAATTTATTTTGCTTACAGCAAAAAACACAGTAAACTGAATAGAAACAAAGCATAA
- a CDS encoding CPBP family intramembrane glutamic endopeptidase: MFKSLKNKKENWILFVAPILYVIGTLLTITLQVETEVNINLSRIITAIILAPFIEEFTFRSFFIKKFRIISIVLLVFTIAFFKNHIFNTSLLIVLLTFIAAQYYKNKFWYLKVIIILNSLLFSTVHLSLNEIFDSNYIGLFFTRFSLGLFLIYIVLNFNIWKAIGLHLVINSIMVGLMIFMSYYLVKSNNHKFTIHSKNSIIKWQPKFNIKQKTVIYKYSRDTLFIYNTTLNHINKKFNSNCIETQVDLPFVYYDISIIQSDKNYTNIPCLVNKDVNYRLFDSY, encoded by the coding sequence ATGTTTAAGTCTTTAAAGAATAAAAAAGAAAACTGGATTTTATTTGTTGCACCTATTTTATATGTTATTGGAACACTATTAACAATAACTTTACAGGTAGAAACAGAAGTAAATATTAATTTATCAAGAATTATTACAGCAATAATTTTAGCTCCCTTTATAGAAGAATTTACATTTAGATCATTTTTTATAAAGAAATTTAGAATTATTAGTATAGTACTTTTGGTATTTACAATTGCTTTTTTTAAAAATCATATTTTTAATACATCTCTGTTAATAGTATTATTGACTTTTATTGCTGCACAATACTATAAAAATAAATTTTGGTATCTAAAAGTGATTATTATACTTAATTCACTTTTATTTTCTACTGTTCATCTTAGTTTAAATGAAATATTCGATTCTAATTATATTGGATTATTCTTTACTCGTTTTTCACTTGGATTATTTTTAATATACATAGTTTTAAATTTTAATATATGGAAAGCGATAGGATTACATCTTGTAATTAATTCCATAATGGTTGGATTAATGATTTTTATGAGTTATTATTTAGTCAAATCTAATAATCATAAATTTACTATTCATTCCAAAAACAGCATCATTAAATGGCAACCAAAATTTAATATTAAACAAAAAACTGTAATTTATAAATACAGTAGAGATACTTTGTTTATTTACAATACGACTTTAAATCATATCAATAAAAAATTTAATTCAAATTGTATAGAAACTCAAGTGGACTTACCTTTTGTCTACTATGATATATCTATTATACAGAGTGATAAAAATTATACAAATATTCCATGTTTAGTTAACAAAGATGTCAATTATCGGTTATTTGATAGTTACTAA
- a CDS encoding LysE family translocator: MIGPVFFILIETSITKGFKAALTFDIGVIIADICFILIAYFSSFQLINRIKDDPALFLFGGMIMITYGLISFIRLQKLKKAEIHIEANSYKNNYFSLFAKGFLLNFINVGVLGFWLAIIITIGPQLEMHHGKMINFFTFVIGSYLLTDIFKMLLAKQLKNKLTPQNILKVKKISCIVLIVFGAVIMSKSFIKNEPAFIKNNISIKTN; the protein is encoded by the coding sequence ATGATTGGGCCTGTATTTTTTATATTAATTGAAACCAGCATTACCAAAGGATTTAAAGCAGCTTTAACTTTTGATATTGGTGTAATTATTGCCGATATTTGTTTTATACTAATTGCTTATTTTAGTAGTTTTCAACTTATTAACCGCATTAAAGACGATCCTGCTTTGTTTCTTTTTGGTGGAATGATTATGATTACCTACGGGTTAATTTCGTTTATAAGACTTCAAAAGCTGAAAAAAGCTGAAATTCATATTGAAGCTAATTCATACAAAAACAATTATTTTTCGCTATTTGCTAAAGGTTTTTTGTTGAATTTTATAAACGTTGGAGTTTTAGGGTTTTGGCTAGCTATTATAATTACCATTGGTCCGCAGTTAGAAATGCATCACGGCAAAATGATTAACTTTTTTACATTTGTAATTGGGTCGTATTTATTAACCGATATTTTTAAAATGCTGTTAGCTAAACAACTAAAAAACAAATTAACACCACAAAACATTTTAAAGGTTAAAAAAATTAGTTGTATTGTTTTAATAGTTTTTGGGGCAGTAATAATGTCTAAATCATTCATAAAAAATGAACCTGCTTTTATAAAAAACAACATTTCAATTAAAACAAATTAA
- the rnr gene encoding ribonuclease R, whose amino-acid sequence MTKKIKKFHKKTGKDYSAKILKLLSQNSSKTFNYKQIAAVFEVTDTKGRNEIIKELKYLISKQKIEEVERGKFRIVEQSSYFEGTIDMTARKAAYFVSSEFTEDPFIPTNNLNKALHGDKVKAYVYNKRKGKKPEAEVIEIIERKRDEFVGVIQMHGTFAFVVTANPKMYVDLFIPKEKFGDAENGDVVLVKMTDWPEKANNPYGQVIKVLGKPGEHNTEMHAILAEYGLPTDFPVDVEAYAQKLDTSITQEEIAKRRDMRNVLTFTIDPRDAKDFDDALSFQILENGNYEIGVHIADVSHYLQEGTVLDEEAYNRATSIYLVDRVVPMLPEVLSNFACSLRPNEEKYTFSAVFELNNKAEIVNSWFGRTVIYSDKRFAYEEAQVIIETKSNQIPAEISLTNENQTVDEPIVNAILTMNDLAKKLRAKRMDAGAISFDKVEVKFHLDENDEPTGVYFKVSKDANHLIEEFMLLANRKVSEFIGKQKKTFIYRIHDEPDQDKLFNLQTVISKFGYGINFKSKNTISQSLNKLLSDVNGKKEQNLVDTLTIRSMSKAAYSTQNIGHYGLAFDYYSHFTSPIRRYPDVMVHRLLQSYLDGAKSADEEVYEDKCVHCSQMENLAANAERDSIKYMQVKYMQNHKDQEFLGVISGVTEWGIYVEIVENKCEGMVRIREIKDDYYTFDEQQYALVGEVTKNILQLGDEVVVKVKNADLVKKQLDFTYIKKAN is encoded by the coding sequence ATGACAAAGAAAATTAAAAAATTTCATAAAAAAACAGGCAAAGATTACTCTGCAAAAATTTTAAAATTACTTTCACAAAACAGTTCTAAAACTTTTAATTACAAACAAATAGCTGCTGTTTTTGAAGTTACCGATACCAAAGGACGAAACGAAATTATAAAAGAATTAAAGTATTTAATTTCAAAACAAAAAATAGAAGAAGTAGAGCGTGGCAAGTTTCGTATTGTAGAACAATCAAGCTATTTTGAAGGCACCATTGACATGACAGCCCGAAAAGCGGCTTATTTTGTTAGTTCAGAATTTACCGAAGATCCGTTTATACCTACAAATAATTTAAACAAAGCCTTACACGGCGATAAAGTGAAAGCTTACGTGTACAATAAACGCAAGGGTAAAAAACCCGAAGCCGAAGTTATTGAAATTATAGAACGTAAACGCGATGAATTTGTGGGCGTAATACAAATGCACGGCACCTTTGCCTTTGTAGTTACTGCAAATCCTAAAATGTACGTGGATTTATTTATTCCTAAAGAAAAATTTGGCGATGCTGAAAACGGCGATGTGGTTTTAGTTAAAATGACCGATTGGCCCGAAAAAGCTAACAATCCATACGGGCAAGTTATTAAGGTTTTAGGAAAACCTGGTGAACATAATACCGAAATGCACGCTATTTTGGCAGAATACGGTTTGCCTACCGATTTTCCTGTTGATGTTGAAGCATATGCGCAAAAATTAGATACATCTATTACACAAGAAGAAATTGCAAAACGCCGCGATATGCGCAATGTATTAACCTTTACTATTGACCCACGCGATGCTAAAGATTTTGACGATGCGCTTTCGTTTCAAATATTAGAAAACGGAAACTACGAAATTGGTGTACATATTGCCGATGTTTCCCATTACTTACAAGAAGGAACTGTTTTAGACGAGGAAGCCTACAACCGCGCCACATCTATTTACTTGGTAGATCGGGTGGTGCCAATGTTGCCCGAAGTTTTATCAAACTTTGCTTGTTCATTGCGCCCTAACGAAGAAAAATATACCTTTTCGGCCGTATTTGAACTAAATAATAAAGCCGAAATTGTAAACTCGTGGTTTGGTAGAACGGTCATTTATTCAGACAAACGTTTTGCTTATGAAGAAGCTCAGGTAATTATCGAAACAAAATCGAACCAAATACCTGCAGAAATATCACTAACCAACGAAAACCAAACCGTTGATGAACCTATTGTAAATGCCATTTTAACAATGAACGATTTAGCTAAAAAACTACGTGCGAAACGCATGGACGCTGGCGCTATTTCGTTTGATAAAGTTGAAGTTAAGTTTCATTTAGATGAAAACGACGAACCTACCGGCGTGTATTTTAAAGTTTCTAAAGATGCCAACCATTTAATTGAAGAATTTATGTTGTTGGCTAACCGCAAGGTTTCAGAATTTATCGGAAAACAAAAAAAGACCTTTATTTACCGTATTCACGATGAACCAGATCAAGATAAATTATTCAATTTACAAACAGTTATTTCTAAATTTGGTTACGGTATTAATTTTAAATCTAAAAATACCATTTCACAATCGTTAAATAAACTTTTAAGCGATGTAAATGGTAAAAAAGAACAAAATTTAGTTGATACTTTAACCATTCGCAGTATGAGTAAAGCTGCATATTCTACACAAAACATTGGACATTATGGTTTGGCGTTTGATTATTACTCGCATTTTACATCGCCTATTCGTCGCTATCCCGATGTGATGGTACACCGTTTGTTGCAAAGCTATTTAGACGGAGCCAAATCTGCCGATGAAGAAGTGTATGAAGACAAATGTGTACATTGCTCACAAATGGAAAATTTAGCTGCTAATGCCGAACGTGACAGCATAAAATACATGCAAGTAAAATACATGCAAAACCATAAAGATCAAGAGTTTTTAGGCGTAATTTCAGGCGTTACCGAATGGGGAATTTATGTTGAAATTGTTGAAAACAAATGCGAAGGTATGGTGCGCATACGTGAAATTAAAGATGATTATTATACCTTTGACGAACAACAATATGCTTTGGTTGGCGAAGTAACTAAAAACATTTTACAATTAGGTGACGAAGTGGTTGTTAAAGTTAAAAACGCCGACTTGGTTAAAAAACAATTAGATTTTACATATATTAAAAAAGCAAACTAA
- the rpiB gene encoding ribose 5-phosphate isomerase B, translated as MKIAIGNDHAGPEYKKAIVQMLQQKGFEVVNYGTDTFDSVDYPDFGHKVAQDVEDKKVDFGIVICGSGNGIAMSANKHQGVRCALCWTKEIAVLARQHNNANVISIPARFTAIPQVLEMIDAFLTTEFEGGRHETRVNKIACS; from the coding sequence ATGAAAATAGCAATAGGAAACGATCACGCAGGACCAGAATACAAAAAAGCCATTGTACAAATGTTGCAACAAAAAGGTTTTGAAGTGGTTAATTACGGTACCGATACTTTTGATAGTGTTGATTACCCCGATTTTGGGCACAAAGTAGCACAAGATGTTGAAGATAAAAAAGTAGATTTTGGTATTGTAATTTGCGGTTCGGGCAACGGTATTGCTATGAGTGCAAACAAACACCAAGGCGTGCGTTGTGCGTTGTGTTGGACAAAAGAAATTGCTGTTTTGGCACGCCAGCATAATAACGCTAATGTTATTTCTATCCCAGCGCGTTTTACTGCTATTCCGCAAGTTTTAGAAATGATTGATGCTTTTTTAACTACCGAATTTGAAGGTGGACGCCACGAAACGCGTGTTAATAAAATTGCTTGTAGTTAA
- a CDS encoding DUF1294 domain-containing protein has translation MTKFLFIYLIIVNYIAFSLYHLDKQRAIKGKQRISEKNLLTIAAFGGTLGAYIGMQKYNHKTKKLSFKLWFYAIVILQILFFFGIYKKKFLL, from the coding sequence ATGACAAAGTTTCTATTTATATACTTAATCATTGTGAACTACATTGCCTTTAGCTTGTATCATTTAGATAAGCAACGAGCAATTAAAGGCAAACAGCGTATTTCTGAAAAAAACCTGTTAACTATTGCTGCTTTTGGTGGCACTTTAGGTGCTTATATTGGTATGCAAAAGTATAATCATAAAACCAAAAAGCTGAGTTTTAAACTGTGGTTTTATGCCATTGTTATTTTACAAATTTTATTCTTTTTCGGAATTTATAAAAAGAAGTTTTTACTATAA
- a CDS encoding helix-turn-helix domain-containing protein, giving the protein MRTIETQKEYKAVCLRLEELLKIVNNETLPDDPNFIELDLLTDLVADYEEKHDPLTQPTLIEVIKLRMYEKGLNQKRLSELLGVSTSRVSEYLNGKSEPPLNVAREISMKLDIDPAIVLGV; this is encoded by the coding sequence ATGAGAACAATTGAAACACAAAAAGAATACAAGGCTGTTTGTTTGCGTTTGGAAGAATTATTAAAAATTGTTAATAATGAAACCTTACCTGATGACCCTAATTTTATTGAATTGGATTTACTTACTGATTTAGTAGCCGATTACGAAGAAAAACACGATCCTTTAACACAACCTACTTTGATTGAAGTTATTAAATTAAGAATGTACGAAAAAGGTTTAAACCAAAAACGCTTATCTGAATTATTAGGTGTAAGTACATCGCGCGTTAGCGAATACCTTAACGGAAAAAGCGAACCACCTTTAAACGTGGCGCGTGAAATTAGTATGAAATTAGATATTGATCCTGCTATTGTATTAGGAGTTTAA
- a CDS encoding type II toxin-antitoxin system HigB family toxin, whose translation MRIVTFSKIKLFVDKHADADVALRDWYFKTKRSEWNNLNELKQTFATAAYIGNNRFVFNIKGNDYRLVAIVIYASKKVYIRFIGTHATYDKTNCLNI comes from the coding sequence ATGCGTATAGTAACTTTTTCAAAAATTAAACTGTTTGTTGATAAACACGCTGATGCGGATGTTGCCTTACGTGATTGGTATTTTAAAACTAAAAGAAGTGAATGGAATAATTTAAACGAACTTAAGCAAACCTTTGCTACAGCTGCTTATATTGGTAACAATCGTTTTGTTTTTAACATTAAAGGTAACGATTACCGTTTAGTTGCTATAGTAATTTATGCATCGAAAAAAGTTTATATACGTTTTATTGGAACACATGCTACATATGACAAAACCAACTGTTTAAACATTTAA
- a CDS encoding Tex family protein produces MNIVQYIKEKVTVSDKSIQNTLELFAQDCTIPFIARYRKDATGNLDEVQIEQIFKLSNQFEAIVKRKEAVLASIEEQGQLNDILKEKISQSFDLVEIEDLYLPFKKKRKTKADVAREAGLEPLAKIIMSQNVSDLEFTAEKYLNSKVFSAEDALQGARDIIAEWVNENIYVRKALRRKFQRQAEISTKIIKAKKDDEGAQKFHQYFDWNEPLFKAPAHRLLAMLRATNEGYVKLNVSIDKTEATTFIEDTVIKNKKHETAEQIAKAIADAYKRLLEPALANEVLQEYKLKADLQSIGVFSENLTQLLLSAPLGEKRVMGIDPGFKTGCKVVCIDENGNLLYNETIFPHAPQKDIAMATKKVRSMANSYKIDAVAIGNGTASRETEFFIKKVAFDKPVQVFVVSEAGASVYSASKIARDEFPTYDVTVRGAVSIGRRLQDPLAELVKIDPKSIGVGQYQHDVDQTLLKNELDQVVVRSVNKVGINLNTASKALLSYVSGIGEKLAENIVNYRAENGAFINRNDLKNVPRLGDKAYQQAAAFVRIVNGNFVLDNSAVHPEAYGLVEKIAKDLKVNTNDLIGNKALIDKIDIQKYISDKFGVHYITDLLKELEKPGLDPRKLTKVLEFDAQLKTIDQVVIGKVYNGIINNITNFGCFVDIGIKESGLVHISQVKAEFVSDINQVVKLHQHVQVKVLEVDLQKKRLQLTMIL; encoded by the coding sequence ATGAATATCGTTCAATATATAAAGGAAAAAGTAACAGTTTCCGATAAATCCATACAAAACACTTTAGAATTATTTGCACAAGATTGCACCATACCCTTTATTGCACGCTACCGTAAAGATGCAACAGGTAATTTGGATGAGGTGCAAATTGAACAAATTTTTAAATTATCGAATCAATTTGAAGCAATTGTAAAGCGCAAAGAAGCCGTATTAGCATCTATTGAAGAACAAGGCCAACTTAACGATATTTTAAAAGAAAAAATTTCACAAAGTTTTGATTTGGTTGAAATTGAAGATTTGTACCTTCCTTTTAAAAAGAAACGCAAAACAAAAGCCGATGTTGCCCGTGAAGCTGGTTTAGAGCCTTTGGCAAAAATAATTATGTCGCAAAATGTAAGTGATTTAGAGTTTACAGCAGAAAAATATTTAAATAGTAAAGTTTTTTCTGCCGAAGACGCTTTACAAGGTGCCCGCGATATTATTGCCGAATGGGTGAATGAAAATATTTACGTTCGAAAAGCACTTCGAAGAAAATTTCAGCGTCAAGCCGAAATTTCAACTAAAATCATAAAAGCCAAAAAAGACGATGAGGGAGCACAAAAGTTTCATCAGTATTTTGATTGGAACGAACCTTTATTTAAAGCACCTGCACACCGATTATTGGCCATGTTACGTGCAACAAATGAGGGTTATGTGAAATTAAATGTAAGTATTGATAAAACCGAAGCCACCACTTTTATAGAGGATACCGTAATAAAAAATAAAAAGCACGAAACAGCAGAACAAATTGCAAAAGCAATTGCCGATGCCTACAAACGTTTGTTAGAACCCGCTTTGGCAAACGAAGTATTGCAAGAATACAAACTAAAAGCCGATTTGCAATCAATTGGTGTTTTTTCAGAAAATTTAACGCAATTGTTGTTATCGGCACCATTGGGTGAAAAGCGCGTTATGGGTATTGACCCCGGTTTTAAAACAGGTTGTAAAGTTGTTTGTATCGATGAAAACGGAAATTTACTTTACAACGAAACCATTTTTCCGCATGCACCTCAAAAAGATATTGCTATGGCAACAAAAAAAGTGCGTTCAATGGCAAATTCATATAAAATTGATGCGGTTGCTATTGGTAACGGAACTGCGAGTCGCGAAACCGAGTTTTTTATTAAAAAAGTTGCTTTTGATAAACCTGTTCAAGTTTTTGTGGTAAGTGAGGCAGGTGCATCGGTTTATTCAGCTTCAAAAATTGCTCGCGACGAGTTTCCTACTTACGATGTAACGGTTCGTGGTGCCGTTTCTATTGGTCGCCGATTACAAGATCCGTTGGCAGAATTGGTTAAAATCGATCCAAAATCAATTGGTGTAGGGCAATATCAGCACGATGTAGATCAAACGTTATTAAAAAATGAATTAGACCAAGTGGTGGTGCGTAGTGTTAATAAGGTAGGTATTAATTTAAATACAGCTAGTAAAGCGTTGTTAAGTTATGTGTCGGGGATTGGCGAAAAATTGGCTGAAAATATTGTGAATTATCGTGCCGAAAATGGCGCATTTATAAATAGAAACGATTTAAAAAACGTACCACGTTTGGGCGATAAAGCGTACCAACAAGCTGCTGCATTTGTGCGTATTGTTAACGGTAATTTTGTGTTAGATAACTCTGCAGTTCACCCTGAAGCATATGGTTTGGTTGAAAAAATAGCTAAAGATTTAAAAGTAAATACTAATGATTTAATTGGTAACAAAGCGTTAATTGATAAAATTGATATTCAAAAATACATTTCCGATAAATTTGGTGTGCATTACATTACCGATTTGTTGAAAGAATTAGAAAAACCTGGTCTTGATCCACGAAAACTTACAAAAGTATTAGAATTTGATGCGCAGTTAAAAACTATTGATCAGGTAGTTATAGGTAAAGTGTATAATGGTATCATTAACAATATTACCAATTTTGGTTGTTTTGTTGATATTGGTATTAAAGAAAGTGGTTTGGTACATATTTCACAGGTTAAAGCAGAATTTGTTTCAGATATTAATCAAGTTGTAAAGTTGCATCAGCATGTGCAAGTGAAAGTTTTAGAGGTAGACTTGCAGAAAAAGCGTTTGCAATTAACTATGATTTTGTAA
- a CDS encoding Sec-independent protein translocase subunit TatA/TatB: MGKLGTTEIILIVAVILLIFGGKKIPELMKGLGSGIKEFKDASKDNSGATTNPNKKNDSETNAE, from the coding sequence ATGGGTAAACTTGGTACAACCGAAATAATTTTAATAGTTGCTGTTATACTTTTAATATTTGGAGGAAAAAAAATTCCTGAATTAATGAAAGGTTTAGGCTCTGGTATTAAAGAATTTAAAGACGCTTCTAAGGATAACAGTGGAGCAACTACAAATCCTAACAAAAAGAATGATTCTGAAACAAACGCAGAATAA
- a CDS encoding twin-arginine translocase TatA/TatE family subunit, translated as MNFLVVFLGTVSLWQIILIVAVVLLMFGGKKIPELMRGFGSGIKEFKNASKDEQNKDQSK; from the coding sequence ATGAATTTTTTAGTTGTGTTTTTAGGAACGGTATCGCTTTGGCAAATAATACTGATTGTTGCAGTGGTTTTGCTTATGTTTGGCGGTAAAAAAATTCCCGAATTAATGCGCGGATTTGGATCTGGTATTAAAGAATTTAAAAATGCATCTAAAGATGAACAAAATAAAGATCAATCTAAATAA